The Pungitius pungitius chromosome 8, fPunPun2.1, whole genome shotgun sequence genome has a window encoding:
- the grm2a gene encoding glutamate receptor, metabotropic 2a produces MSLEKSPVSGVHPVPRPFWLSHLSLLCLCVSLFAQATQGLPVVSYNTDLKREITVDGDLIIGGLFPVHQKGEGVEDCGKINAQRGIQRLEAMLLALDEINKNERILPGIRLGAHILDTCSKDTYALEQSLEFVRASLTKVDDSEYTCPDGSYAIHDDVPLAISGVIGGSYSDVSIQVANLLRLFQIPQISYASTSAKLSDKTRYDYFARTVPPDFYQAKAMAEILRYFNWTYVSTVASEGDYGETGIDAFQQEARARQICIATSAKVSRSMSRWSYENVIRSLQQKSNAKVVILFTRSEDARELLVAANRMNVTFTWVASDGWGAQESVVRGSEAVADGAFTIELASYPIPDFNDYFTGLHPYNNTRNPWFREYWENQFQCSLHELGCGKHSLREAPFQPESKIMFVVNAVYAMAVALHNMRQALCPNSTNVCEALKPGNGRKFYRDYILKVKFEAPFRPPDTENVVRFDAFGDSLGRYNIFHYHKEDGRYVYRKVGYWAQSLTLNTSLIPWPGLVPPTSQCSDPCRKNEIKSMQPGDVCCWICIPCQTYQYLQDEFTCADCSFGQWPLSNLTGCYNLPEEYIHWEDAWAIGPVTISFLGMMCTLFVIGLFLKHNETPVVKASGRELSYILLLGVLMCYSMTFIYIAKPSMAVCTLRRLGLGTSFAVCYSALLTKTNRIARIFSGVKDGAQRPRFISPASQVAICGGLISCQLVVVVVWLLVETPGVRKEVSPERRDVVTLKCNSKDSSMLMSLTYNCILIILCTVYAFKTRKCPENFNEAKFIGFTMYTTCIIWLAFQPIFYVTASDYRVQTTTMCISVSLSGSVVLGCLFAPKVHIILFQPQKNISTLRVATTRFSVTTGPGSSFSQASASNVVPTVCNGREVVDSTTSSL; encoded by the exons ATGTCATTGGAGAAATCCCCTGTGTCGGGGGTGCACCCTGTGCCCCGACCCTTCTGGCTGTCCCACCTCAGCCTGCTGTGCttatgtgtgtctctctttgccCAAGCTACCCAGGGTTTGCCTGTGGTAAGTTATAACACTGACCTCAAGAGGGAGATCACAGTGGATGGCGATTTGATCATTGGTGGCCTTTTCCCTGTGCACCAGAAGGGTGAGGGAGTAGAGGACTGTGGGAAGATCAATGCTCAGAGGGGGATCCAAAGACTGGAGGCCATGCTGCTGGCACTGGATGAAATCAACAAGAATGAGCGCATCCTGCCCGGAATCCGACTGGGAGCTCACATACTGGACACTTGCTCCAAGGACACTTATGCTCTGGAGCAGTCTCTGGAGTTCGTCAGGGCCTCCCTCACCAAAGTGGATGACAGTGAGTACACGTGCCCCGATGGCTCCTATGCCATCCATGATGATGTCCCTCTGGCTATCTCTGGGGTCATTGGAGGCTCCTACAGTGATGTCTCCATTCAG GTGGCCAACCTGTTGCGGCTCTTCCAAATCCCTCAGATCAGCTACGCCTCCACCAGTGCCAAGCTCAGCGACAAGACCCGCTACGACTACTTTGCCCGCACCGTTCCCCCTGACTTCTACCAGGCAAAGGCAATGGCAGAGATCCTGCGTTACTTCAACTGGACGTACGTATCGACAGTGGCCTCAGAGGGGGACTACGGTGAGACGGGCATTGACGCCTTCCAGCAGGAGGCTCGGGCCCGCCAGATCTGCATCGCCACCTCCGCCAAGGTGAGCCGCTCCATGAGCCGCTGGAGTTACGAGAACGTGATCCGCTCTCTGCAGCAGAAGTCCAACGCCAAGGTGGTCATCCTGTTCACGCGCAGCGAAGACGCCCGCGAGCTGCTGGTGGCGGCCAACCGCATGAACGTCACCTTCACCTGGGTCGCCAGTGATGGCTGGGGAGCGCAGGAGAGTGTGGTGAGGGGCAGCGAGGCCGTGGCCGACGGGGCGTTCACCATCGAACTGGCGTCCTATCCCATCCCCGACTTTAACGACTACTTCACTGGCCTTCACCCGTACAACAACACCAGGAATCCCTGGTTCAGAGAGTACTGGGAAAACCAGTTCCAATGCAGCCTCCATGAACTGGGCTGTGGCAAGCACTCTCTGCGCGAGGCTCCGTTTCAGCCAGAGTCCAAGATCATGTTTGTGGTGAATGCCGTCTATGCAATGGCTGTTGCCTTACACAACATGAGGCAGGCCTTGTGCCCCAACTCCACCAATGTGTGTGAGGCGCTTAAACCTGGCAACGGCAGAAAGTTTTACAGGGACTACATTCTCAAGGTCAAGTTTGAGG CGCCATTTCGTCCACCAGACACTGAGAATGTAGTCCGCTTTGATGCCTTTGGGGATAGCCTTGGCCGTTACAATATTTTCCACTACCACAAAGAAGATGGACGGTATGTCTACCGTAAGGTTGGCTACTGGGCTCAGAGCTTAACCCTGAACACCAGCCTAATCCCCTGGCCTGGGCTGGTTCCCCCAACCTCACAGTGCAGTGACCCCTGCAGGAAGAACGAGATTAAGAGTATGCAGCCTGGGGATGTGTGCTGCTGGATCTGTATCCCGTGTCAGACCTACCAGTATTTGCAGGATGAGTTCACTTGTGCTGACTGCAGCTTTGGACAGTGGCCCCTGAGCAACCTGACAGGCTGTTATAATCTGCCGGAGGAGTACATACACTGGGAAGATGCTTGGGCTATTGGACCCGTCACCATTTCCTTTCTTGGGATGATGTGTACGCTCTTCGTCATCGGCCTTTTCCTCAAACACAATGAGACACCCGTGGTGAAGGCCAGTGGCCGTGAGCTCTCCTACATTCTTCTGCTGGGGGTGTTGATGTGTTACAGCATGACCTTCATCTACATTGCAAAACCTTCCATGGCAGTCTGTACTCTGCGTCGGCTAGGCTTAGGCACCTCGTTCGCTGTGTGCTACTCAGCCCTCCTAACCAAGACCAATCGCATCGCTCGGATCTTCAGCGGGGTGAAGGATGGAGCACAGCGGCCTCGATTCATCAGCCCAGCCTCCCAGGTTGCCATCTGCGGCGGTCTGATCTCCTGccaactggtggtggtggtggtctggCTTCTGGTGGAGACCCCGGGGGTGAGAAAGGAAGTGAGCCCGGAGAGGAGAGACGTGGTCACACTCAAGTGTAACAGCAAGGACTCCAGCATGCTCATGTCCCTCACCTACAACTGCATCCTCATTATCCTCTGCACGGTCTACGCCTTCAAGACCCGCAAATGCCCCGAGAATTTCAACGAGGCCAAGTTCATTGGGTTCACCATGTACACCACCTGCATCATCTGGCTTGCCTTCCAGCCTATTTTCTACGTTACTGCCAGTGATTATAGG GTGCAGACAACCACCATGTGCATCTCTGTCAGTCTGAGCGGTTCGGTGGTGTTGGGCTGCCTCTTCGCTCCGAAGGTCCACATCATTCTGTTCCAGCCGCAGAAGAACATCAGCACTCTCAGAGTGGCCACCACCCGCTTCAGCGTCACCACTGGCCCGGGCTCCAGTTTCTCTCAAG CATCAGCCTCCAATGTTGTTCCAACAGTGTGTAACGGGCGAGAGGTGGTGGACTCCACAACGTCCTCCTTGTGA